The sequence TGGATTCATACTAAAAGGACATGTACGGTTATGGTTACCAGAAGCAGTTGGATCTATAATAGTCACTTATTCTGTGTTATTATTTTTCGTTTTAATAATTACCGGACTAATATTGTGGTGGCCAAAGAAAAGTAAAAATTTGCGACAACGAATAAAATTTGATTGGAATAACAAAACACGCTGGAAACGTAAAAATTTTGATTTACATACTGTTGTTGGTTTTTATACTTCAGCATTAGCCATCATATTAACTTTTACCGGCTGTGTAATGGCTTTTGGATGGTTTTATTACATAACTTATAAAGCCCTTGGAGGTGATAAAAATCCCCGTTTTTTGATGCCCAATAATGAACAAATCATATCAAATGTTGATACCGATGAACTACGTGACATTTTAATACCTACATTAAAAAAAGAATATAAAAACGCAAGAAATTTTGAGCTACACTTTCCTGAAAATGACTCAACTTCTATTTTGGTTGAAGTCTGTAATTCTGATGGATTACATTATGATATGGATTATCTTTACTTTGATCAACATACTTTAAAAGAACTTAAGCCAAATAGTATCTATAGTAAATACAAAAATGCTAATTTTGCAGACAAAGTTGTTCGTATGAATTATGATATTCATATTGGAGCAATTGGAGGAATAGTAGGTAAAATTATTGCTTTCATAGCAAGTTTACTTTGTGCTTCTTTACCTATAACAGGTTTCTTATTATGGTGGGGAAGAAAATATAAATAGTTTAAATAGAAAATGAAAAAATTAAAATTAAGAAATTTACATCGTGACTTTGGTTACTTTTATTTAGGATTAATAATCTCTTTTGCCTTTTCAGGTATATTAATGAATCATAGAGAAAATTGGCATCCAGAGGAATATGATGTACAAACAAAAGAGATTAAAGTTCAACTACCTGAAAAAGAAAAGATAACTGAAGAGTATGCGAAAAACTTTCTGAATTCCTATGCTATTAAAGATACTTTCAAAAGGTTTAGATTAAAAAATGGTTCATTTAGAATCACTTTTAAAAACACAGATGTAGATATTGAATTAGAAACAGGTAAAGGAGAAATAGTTACTTACAAGCGAACTCCCATTATTAGTCAGATGATGAAACTACACAAAACAACATCTAATTGGTGGATCTATTTTTCGGATATTTTCGGGATTTCATTAATTTTTATTGCTATTTCTGGTGCAATGATAACAAAACATGGTAAACATACTTTTAAAAGACGTGGTTGGAAGTTGTCATTAATAGGAATTATTTTTCCGATTTTGTTCTTATTATTTGCCTAATCTTAAATCATTAAACTATAATTCGATCCTCTTTTGCTAAACACAATAGAGGATTTTTTTACATTTGACAAATAATCAGAACAAAGAAACACATAAAAGCAAAACTAATGATATAAATCAATCAAAGGTGGCACAAATAATAATCTTAGTTTGCATCCCTTGTCAACCATTAAGTAATTGAAAATTAAAAAACTCAATAGATTATTCTAAATTTCATTCATTATCGTTACACTTAATCCAAATGCTAAACAAAATTCATCATACTGCAATCATTTGTTCTAACTATGAGAAATCAAAAGCGTTTTATGTAAATATATTAGGCTTAGAAATCATTCAAGAAATATATAGAACAGAAAGAGAATCCTATAAACTTGATTTAGCATTAAACAATCAATATTGTATTGAATTATTTTCGTTTCCAAATCCACCAAAAAGAACTTCTAGACCAGAAGCAACTGGATTACGGCATTTAGCTTTTGAAGTAGACAATATAGATTCAGTTATTGAACATTTAACAAAACACAATATTGAAATAGAGTCAATTCGTATAGATGAATTCACAAATAAGCGTTTTACTTTTATTGCAGATCCAGATGATTTACCAATAGAGTTTTATGAAAAATGAATCAATTTCTTAACTGATAATATTCACTATAAATTTCACAATTTGAAACAAGATCTAAATATTCATTTGGGTATTTAATCCTTAATTCTTGAAATGAAAGGTCAATTATACTATCGTATTCTCTATTATTATAAAAACTATATCGATTTTCACTTAAAAGTTTAAAATAGTTATGTGAATTTTTCCTTGCATCACATTTATTTTTCATATAAATACATAAAGCCTTAAATTCTTCTGTTTTAGCTAATTCATATGCTTTTAAATAATAAACTTTTGCCAAATTACATTCTTTATATTCATCTTCATCAATTAAGTTAGAATTCACTTTATTTGTAGACCAATAAATACGTCTTAACATCCAAGAATTACCATGATAAGACATATTATAGTAACAATTTGCTGCTAAAAAATAATGTTTTTCTCTTTCTTTTTCATCAACAGTATTACCTCTTTTAATATGATATAGTAACTCTTTAACAACAGTTGCTTTTGATAGGCTAATCGCATTTTTTTTATTGTCAAAATTCATATACCCTTTAATTTTATAAAATGGATTTTCATTAAATAAATGATTAGTATAATGATCTTTAGACATTTTTGAAAAAGCAATATAAGCGTTTTCTAGCTGATTTTCTCTAATATATTTAATACCTAATAAATCATAGATTTTACTCTTTTCTTTTCGTAAAGAATATAATTTCCATGAATCAAAATCAGAATTATTATCATTTAATTCTAATTCACTTACTAAATCTTTCATCTGTTCTAATGAAAATTCAGAATCAATATAGCCATACCAATCATAAAAATAATCATCACTTAATGTAACTCTATTATTTCTAGATTTCCAAAAAGTAGAATTTTCTCCATATTTGTCATTATTCAAATGAGAAATTATAAATCCAGCATCAATATTATTTCCCAAGAATTCCAATTCTTTCGCAATAGCAAAAAGAAACCGATAATCATTATTTTTTGATGCTTTAAGTAAAATTGGTTTCACTTCATCTAAAACAATTGCTTTGCCAAGTTCTTGATTTGCAGTTAAACAAAGTGCTTTTATAATATTCACTTGTCGTTTTGATTTTTCTAAAACTAAATTATTTTCACAACTAGAAATTACTTCTAATCCTTTTTTATATTCTTTATTTAGAAAAAATAAATATGCTTTACTTATATTCCAAAAATCAGAATCAACAACTGCTTTTTTATCAATTATTTCCACAAAATCAAGCACTTCCTTTGCATAAGACCTATCTTCTTCTACTCTATTCAAAATTCTTGACGTAGTGTTGTTTTCCCAATAATCTTCTCTTAATACAGGAAGATACATCGTGTAACTTGGGGTTAATATCCAATCTTCTAACTTATTAATTTCCCTAAGTAATAAGAAATTCAAACCCTTGTTGCTTTTATCTAAACTATATATTTTCTTAATATAATTTAAATTTCTATCCGTTTTCTTAAAAGAATATAAAATGTACACATTAGCCCTTTCTTCATCCGTTTCAGCCAATTCTAAAACACGATCTATTGGAATATCTTTATTAAAACTCCATCTAATATCAAACTTATTATCTGTTCCCCTTG is a genomic window of Flavobacterium jumunjinense containing:
- the gloA2 gene encoding SMU1112c/YaeR family gloxylase I-like metalloprotein, which encodes MLNKIHHTAIICSNYEKSKAFYVNILGLEIIQEIYRTERESYKLDLALNNQYCIELFSFPNPPKRTSRPEATGLRHLAFEVDNIDSVIEHLTKHNIEIESIRIDEFTNKRFTFIADPDDLPIEFYEK
- a CDS encoding PepSY-associated TM helix domain-containing protein codes for the protein MKKNNLKKTIRQIHLWLGLSTGLVVFIVAITGCLWVFKTEIESFYSDFKTVNPINKEYITASKVKEIASKENPNRTVHGVVFGQPDEAIEIIYYEAEPELFYQSLFLNPYSGEVIQQIDNMGGFFGFILKGHVRLWLPEAVGSIIVTYSVLLFFVLIITGLILWWPKKSKNLRQRIKFDWNNKTRWKRKNFDLHTVVGFYTSALAIILTFTGCVMAFGWFYYITYKALGGDKNPRFLMPNNEQIISNVDTDELRDILIPTLKKEYKNARNFELHFPENDSTSILVEVCNSDGLHYDMDYLYFDQHTLKELKPNSIYSKYKNANFADKVVRMNYDIHIGAIGGIVGKIIAFIASLLCASLPITGFLLWWGRKYK
- a CDS encoding PepSY-associated TM helix domain-containing protein is translated as MKKLKLRNLHRDFGYFYLGLIISFAFSGILMNHRENWHPEEYDVQTKEIKVQLPEKEKITEEYAKNFLNSYAIKDTFKRFRLKNGSFRITFKNTDVDIELETGKGEIVTYKRTPIISQMMKLHKTTSNWWIYFSDIFGISLIFIAISGAMITKHGKHTFKRRGWKLSLIGIIFPILFLLFA